In Elusimicrobiota bacterium, a genomic segment contains:
- a CDS encoding carbohydrate-binding protein yields MTKPIKLFLLFTGLILISIITAKTLSATLSFNRGAIHNWSDLSLLNSDIDYAAYCGVDSISPGLIPSYIAGVKNGEPDYIGDGIVYAHSKGIKTYLFMNMNKYTGGDRDAFKNSVSAQNLFLSDLAWLLQRYPTLDGIEMEEPHAGGIPPDGGAAWRAFTNSFFTKCKNVISQYKPTDQPNTFVWSFNCASNSESGVWGVGIDTAYINANKLFNAYEIQNNNQTLSDFQNNFSVWQSRLPNLEVFSSVFLTWTTLLSACEVQYPNWNSPTCWNQAIFDQLKWAKSVGHSVRVFTFGRFGQLASMWPNDTTPGATAGDKIRYIWGGTQQAYPAGVPWSITSSTSTPTKIEAENFDMMSAGSGQNEAYYDTTWDNQGGSYRTTEYVDMGNCTDTGGGYYVGWTKPGEWLEYTINVPKNNEYRIILRGARGGSGLGGLLHLEFGKHNEAAYCKTESVRIPTVSWTSWSDVLLAQSIPLTAGTQVMKLVMESGSAADCGNFNYISIVVE; encoded by the coding sequence ATGACTAAACCCATTAAATTATTTTTATTATTTACAGGTCTGATATTAATAAGCATTATTACAGCGAAAACATTATCAGCAACACTAAGTTTCAATAGAGGAGCAATACATAACTGGAGTGATTTATCTCTATTAAACTCCGACATTGATTATGCAGCATACTGTGGCGTAGATTCAATTTCACCCGGTTTAATTCCATCCTATATAGCTGGTGTAAAAAATGGTGAGCCGGATTATATTGGTGACGGAATAGTTTATGCTCACTCAAAAGGTATAAAAACATATCTATTTATGAACATGAATAAATATACCGGTGGCGATCGTGATGCCTTTAAAAACAGTGTTTCTGCACAAAACCTGTTTCTTTCAGACCTGGCTTGGTTATTACAAAGGTATCCAACTCTTGATGGTATAGAAATGGAAGAGCCGCACGCAGGCGGCATACCACCTGATGGTGGTGCCGCATGGCGAGCGTTCACTAATAGTTTTTTCACGAAGTGTAAAAATGTAATTTCCCAATATAAACCCACTGACCAGCCCAATACCTTCGTGTGGTCATTTAATTGCGCTAGTAATTCTGAATCCGGGGTTTGGGGAGTCGGAATTGATACTGCCTACATAAACGCGAACAAATTATTCAATGCATATGAAATTCAAAACAACAATCAAACTCTCTCGGACTTTCAGAATAATTTTTCAGTATGGCAGTCAAGGCTTCCAAATCTTGAAGTTTTTTCAAGCGTATTTTTGACATGGACGACTCTATTGAGTGCTTGTGAGGTCCAGTATCCAAATTGGAACAGTCCTACCTGTTGGAACCAGGCAATTTTTGACCAGCTTAAATGGGCAAAGTCTGTTGGTCATTCTGTCCGTGTATTCACATTTGGCAGATTCGGTCAGCTCGCCTCAATGTGGCCGAACGACACCACACCGGGCGCAACAGCAGGTGATAAAATAAGATATATCTGGGGCGGCACCCAGCAGGCATACCCTGCAGGTGTTCCATGGTCGATAACTTCCAGTACGAGTACACCTACAAAAATAGAGGCAGAGAATTTTGATATGATGTCCGCCGGTTCAGGCCAGAATGAAGCATATTATGATACTACCTGGGATAATCAAGGTGGTTCATACAGGACAACAGAATATGTAGATATGGGTAATTGCACAGATACCGGTGGCGGGTATTATGTAGGCTGGACAAAACCCGGTGAGTGGCTGGAATATACAATAAACGTGCCAAAGAATAACGAATACAGGATAATCTTGCGAGGCGCGCGTGGCGGCAGCGGACTAGGCGGACTTTTACATCTTGAATTCGGGAAACATAATGAAGCGGCATACTGTAAAACAGAATCCGTCCGAATTCCTACTGTCAGTTGGACCAGTTGGAGCGATGTATTATTAGCCCAATCAATCCCTTTAACAGCCGGCACTCAGGTAATGAAGTTAGTAATGGAGTCCGGCAGTGCCGCTGATTGCGGTAATTTCAATTACATAAGCATAGTAGTAGAAC